The following are encoded in a window of Fusarium verticillioides 7600 chromosome 6, whole genome shotgun sequence genomic DNA:
- a CDS encoding serine/threonine protein kinase translates to MTDHAKESQRSMPGLLPLFAAAIDAVGTCPSAREEVLANICIDEKAFEREPSFASGGSFQVMRSRPSTLIKYVDSRFKMTTIHRLAMLHLNDVVLRVPKKMVDWDSKKGRDLSESICTEIAIFRNERLRRHENITNMVGICWGVDNDRAIMPVLVLETAQGGDLCKYLETSTALDARDRLRLAIHCFQGLLALHTVGVIHADLKPENILVFIDEKGRPRAKLTDFGCSLLVSNIHEPIKLKSGTALWQSPTVLQAIGAQGLLQADIYSLTLVASLLLIGPFMGKVLDQVDGSGDGVESLHKLKTDDGALATFIRMQKDTNDSSSSRVFTDKVSGLTSEFFDLMLSNKEEVQTESALPVEFLRTMLQHEIVSAIKDDLQIFETFDPLEEEVYFSHCEDTPLVQVEDVVSQSTAATGSQQELDPEPAISPLHYPHPEPSQLHTNETKLRLEEREHIILVPLPARTILINTYFSRLRRLPGRVTTAIITQIREIADSDSYCETSRSLAAYAMATWLIGFHRSAATSPPSLREAGQYLLTAAKLGHEEARSSLGQVLAWIGMPNPIDPKVEEGWLHDLAVLGDRRSLKRLSSERCAQALQDQTAALGARVREEADISATSDQAFSESNQLSDSDKLRGRLPLICRYLVNQSWNVSLQKVLELPGLDPDFCTSLLMQACQKGDYRIAKVFIEHDTPLRDETSGLTPLHLLAHFGDDDIIPLARLLIDKGVDLEARCNLATACTVGQLDLRDSLTDATPLLFAVAQRSLTAVSVLVSLGADPFNGAEKYEPHTGTMAAHKRGRTYSPVHYAARLHMSDVLEALLPEGKECEQLLDWLCYETHSLKVDPLWCAVDYWYQGLYDRVLLHGKDHIKRCEETITFFLKRGAQGHVVNWDVITQVKHSIFTAATLYGQPFVLNHLRSLEIQPTTTNLIRTLQTALDVEDLKAVEYLLPLAERETRDSESSFLLQASIQGHKLPDFISHLYDIKERLESNARSKLKLDLIRDPPLQETIGPDVGQDILQQKSSQEGFKVSFTIRPGPGGRSIMEPVGEPSMMPPKGTPLPIVEEDTGISAFEMAVMGGYEARARELYESEHCDVSCRRVDEDGDETTLLARLIRKSRKYSNFDKQILFLLDLTPASAEEFFGACIPSESPANEGLSILHMSVMLDECPTGFRARAPRPLISAIIEKYPESEYLNAVNSEFGSAVHIAVECGNLEALKELEDEDVEWNLLNSYGETPLDITARRLLKVHEFLQQCRHLQRLEQPDEYKEAVSTYRANEQRMKTFLQGMGGRYQRYNGLMHRKSETEWDLENFAASGSMQVNVAEHLAILESRSVGMNEPSVAAHLRKLRAWGELGVDECMLHLADGTAVT, encoded by the exons ATGACAGACCACGCGAAGGAATCACAACGATCCATGCCGGGGCTTTTGCCTCTATTCGCTGCCGCCATTGACGCAGTAGGCACATGTCCTTccgcaagagaagaagtgcTGGCAAACATCTGCATCGATGAAAAGGCTTTCGAAAGAGAGCCTTCCTTTGCGTCTGGCGGCTCATTCCAGGTCATGCGAAGCCGACCAAGCACACTGATAAAATACGTCGATTCTCGGTTCAAAATGACCACCATCCATAGACTCGCCATGCTCCATCTCAATGACGTTGTCCTCCGAGTCCCAAAGAAAATGGTGGATTGGGACTCGAAGAAAGGCCGGGACCTCTCAGAGTCTATCTGCACTGAAATCGCAATTTTCAGGAACGAGCGTCTCCGGAGGCATGAGAACATCACTAACATGGTTGGTATCTGCTGGGGGGTTGATAACGACCGTGCTATAATGCCTGTTCTTGTGTTGGAGACAGCCCAAGGAGGTGATTTATGCAAATACCTTGAAACTTCGACGGCGCTTGATGCTAGAGATAGGCTGCGTCTAGCAATCCATTGCTTTCAAGGTTTGCTTGCTCTTCACACCGTCGGCGTCATACACGCAGACTTGAAGCCAGAAAATATCCTGGTTTTCATCGACGAAAAGGGCCGGCCACGCGCAAAGCTTACCGATTTTGGCTGCTCGCTTTTGGTTTCCAACATACATGAACCAATCAAGCTCAAATCAGGAACTGCCTTGTGGCAAAGTCCTACAGTTTTGCAGGCCATCGGTGCTCAAGGCTTACTTCAAGCTGATATCTATTCTTTGACGCTCGTGGCATCCCTTCTATTGATTGGGCCTTTCATGGGCAAGGTGCTTGACCAAGTAGATGGGTCaggtgatggtgttgagtcACTACACAAGCTCAAAACTGACGACGGTGCCCTCGCAACCTTTATCAGAATGCAGAAGGACACTAATGACTCGTCAAGTTCACGTGTCTTCACAGACAAAGTGTCAGGTCTCACCTCCGAGTTCTTCGATTTGATGCTTTCCAATAAGGAGGAGGTTCAAACTGAATCCGCACTCCCAGTTGAGTTTTTGAGGACTATGCTTCAACATGAGATTGTATCTGCCATTAAAGACGATCTCCAAATATTTGAGACTTTTGAtcctcttgaagaagaggtttATTTCAGCCACT GTGAGGATACACCATTGGTCCAAGTTGAGGACGTAGTAAGCCAGTCCACGGCGGCTACAGGCAGTCAACAAGAGCTCGATCCCGAACCTGCCATATCACCACTTCACTACCCTCATCCAGAACCATCTCAACTACACACAAACGAGACGAAGCTTAGGTTGGAGGAGCGGGAACATATAATCCTAGTCCCTCTACCTGCAAGGACAATCTTG ATCAATACATACTTTAGCAGACTCAGACGTCTTCCCGGCCGAGTCACCACGGCAATAATCACTCAGATACGAGAAATCGCCGATTCAGACTCATACTGTGAAACCTCACGATCCCTCGCGGCGTATGCAATGGCAACATGGCTCATTGGGTTTCACCGGTCTGCTGCTACCTCGCCACCTTCACTTCGCGAAGCCGGACAATATCTTCTGACTGCTGCCAAACTAGGACATGAAGAGGCCCGCTCTTCGCTGGGACAGGTACTTGCTTGGATAGGAATGCCGAATCCTATAGATccaaaggttgaagagggaTGGCTCCACGATTTGGCTGTCCTTGGAGATCGACGTTCTctgaagagattgagctcAGAGAGATGCGCTCAGGCATTGCAAGATCAGACGGCAGCGCTGGGTGCGCGTGTCAGGGAGGAAGCAGATATCTCTGCGACTTCGGATCAGGCCTTTTCGGAAAGCAACCAGCTTTCGGACAGCGACAAATTGAGAGGCCGGCTCCCGCTCATCTGCAGGTATTTGGTCAACCAGAGCTGGAATGTCAGCTTGCAAAAGGTTCTAGAGCTACCGGGTCTCGACCCTGACTTCTGCACTTCTCTTCTGATGCAGGCTTGCCAGAAGGGTGACTACAGAATCGCCAAGGTCTTCATCGAGCACGATACACCACTAAGAGACGAAACCTCCGGACTAACACCACTACATCTCCTGGCCCAttttggagatgatgatatcattcCTTTAGCACGGCTCCTCATAGATAAAGGTGTCGATCTAGAAGCCCGCTGCAACCTTGCTACTGCATGCACCGTTGGTCAACTCGATTTGAGAGATAGTCTTACTGATGCGACGCCTCTCTTGTTTGCTGTAGCGCAGCGGAGCCTCACAGCAGTTTCGGTACTTGTCTCTCTTGGCGCGGATCCATTTAACGGAGCAGAGAAATATGAGCCGCACACAGGAACCATGGCTGCCCACAAACGTGGGAGGACATATTCACCTGTTCATTATGCAGCAAGACTACACATGTCGGACGTCCTAGAGGCTCTATTACCCGAGGGCAAGGAATGTGAGCAGTTATTGGACTGGCTGTGTTATGAAACGCACTCTCTCAAGGTCGATCCGCTCTGGTGCGCTGTCGACTACTGGTACCAGGGCCTATACGATCGGGTATTACTACATGGGAAAGATCACATCAAGAGGTGCGAAGAGACCATCACCTTCTTTCTGAAGCGCGGAGCTCAGGGCCACGTGGTCAATTGGGATGTCATCACCCAGGTCAAACACTCCATCTTCACGGCAGCAACCTTGTACGGCCAGCCGTTTGTGCTGAACCATCTGAGGTCCTTGGAAATCCAACCTACCACAACGAATCTCATCAGAACACTTCAGACTGCCCTGGACGTCGAGGACTTGAAGGCGGTTGAGTACCTTCTTCCACTTGCCGAAAGAGAAACACGGGATTCTGAGTCATCATTTCTGCTTCAAGCATCGATACAAGGACACAAGCTTCCAGACTTCATCAGCCATTTGTATGATATCAAAGAACGCCTCGAGTCGAATGCCagatcaaagctcaagcttgacctgaTCAGAGATCCACCGCTTCAAGAAACAATTGGTCCTGATGTCGGCCAGGATATCTTGCAGCAGAAGTCTTCACAGGAGGGCTTCAAAGTGTCGTTTACGATACGTCCCGGGCCTGGTGGGCGCAGCATCATGGAACCTGTAGGTGAGCCAAGCATGATGCCGCCCAAAGGCACACCTTTACCCATCGTAGAAGAAGATACCGGCATTTCTGCCTTTGAGATGGCCGTCATGGGCGGCTACGAGGCACGTGCGCGCGAACTGTACGAGAGTGAGCATTGTGACGTGTCATGCCGTCGTGTAGATGAGGACGGCGATGAGACTACCCTCCTAGCACGTCTTATCCGAAAGAGCCGCAAGTACAGCAACTTCGATAAGCAGATTCTATTTCTTCTCGATCTTACCCCTGCCAGCGCGGAAGAGTTCTTTGGTGCGTGTATACCGTCCGAATCGCCTGCCAACGAAGGGTTATCTATTCTTCACATGTCTGTCATGCTTGATGAGTGCCCTACAGGGTTTAGGGCCCGCGCCCCTCGTCCACTTATTTCCGCCATTATTGAAAAGTACCCGGAGTCGGAATACCTAAATGCAGTGAACTCAGAATTTGGCTCTGCTGTACACATAGCAGTTGAGTGTGGTAATCTGGAAGCACTAAAGGAACTTGAGGACGAAGACGTAGAGTGGAATCTTCTTAACTCCTATGGCGAAACACCTCTCGACATAACAGCCCGCCGGCTCCTAAAAGTCCATGAGTTTCTACAGCAATGCCGTCATCTACAAAGACTCGAACAGCCGGATGAGTATAAAGAAGCAGTGAGTACCTATCGGGCGAACGAACAGCGCATGAAGACATTTCTACAAGGGATGGGAGGAAGGTATCAAAGATACAATGGGTTGATGCACAGGAAGAGCGAGACAGAGTGGGATCTAGAGAACTTTGCGGCCTCGGGGAGTATGCAAGTCAACGTCGCGGAGCACTTGGCGATACTTGAAAGCCGTTCCGTTGGTATGAATGAACCAAGTGTGGCAGCTCATCTGCGTAAATTAAGAGCTTGGGGTGAGTTAGGAGTGGATGAGTGTATGCTTCACCTTGCTGATGGTACGGCTGTGACTTGA